A genomic region of Acidobacteriota bacterium contains the following coding sequences:
- a CDS encoding RHS repeat-associated core domain-containing protein: NNWISIETTAECGTTGYSNALSLRRGGGGGGCLKQATMFLYALRTGFGDDGSSSQEIGTSNDGSDCPLGTLFNAYYQPAGSSTVVLLYAQPQGIPRIQLPDQPAGAGHGQYWFTAVDPVTLVEFDQSAPITDDVRNTTQNQSPASAPGSRNLQFVHRDHLGSTRLMTDENGVEIGRWRYFPFGMEATTEESGDQRMKFTGHERDGEVELDYMLARYYGSSLGRFLSVDPSLESADSSFPQSWSRSSYSLDNPVRFVDPDGRKYANAAGRRLKNRIINQSDPSPTGTATVRALDAEPERVKVKISGKAMIELVDNSGKAVPGTQRVVAPKNVGKAVANLQSQAKAGQRVAPVAGTYTPKKTDAQGNVTKSQVTIYLGSQNISKEWKGKSQKEFVNATFVHESAHGVGPGPAPEPQAKQTENDYKKESQDGKP; encoded by the coding sequence AACAACTGGATCAGCATCGAGACCACGGCGGAGTGCGGCACCACGGGCTACAGCAACGCCCTCTCCCTGCGCCGGGGCGGTGGTGGAGGCGGCTGCCTCAAGCAGGCCACCATGTTCCTCTACGCCCTGCGCACGGGCTTCGGCGACGACGGCTCCTCGAGCCAGGAGATCGGCACCTCCAACGACGGCTCGGACTGTCCCCTCGGCACGCTCTTCAATGCCTACTACCAGCCGGCGGGCAGCAGCACCGTGGTCCTGCTCTACGCCCAGCCCCAGGGAATCCCGCGCATCCAACTCCCCGACCAACCCGCCGGCGCGGGCCACGGCCAGTACTGGTTCACAGCAGTCGACCCGGTGACCCTGGTCGAATTCGACCAGAGCGCCCCGATCACAGACGACGTGCGCAACACGACCCAGAACCAGAGCCCCGCGTCAGCACCCGGCTCCCGCAACCTCCAATTCGTCCACCGCGATCACCTCGGCAGCACCCGCCTGATGACCGACGAGAACGGTGTCGAGATCGGTCGCTGGAGGTACTTTCCGTTCGGGATGGAGGCGACGACGGAGGAGAGCGGCGACCAGAGGATGAAGTTCACGGGGCATGAGAGGGATGGGGAGGTTGAGCTGGACTATATGTTGGCGAGGTACTACGGGAGCAGCCTCGGGCGTTTTCTCTCGGTCGACCCAAGTCTCGAGAGCGCTGACTCATCCTTTCCCCAGAGTTGGAGCCGATCCTCGTATTCCTTGGACAATCCGGTCAGGTTTGTCGATCCTGACGGCCGAAAATACGCAAATGCAGCGGGGAGGAGGCTCAAGAATCGCATCATCAACCAAAGTGACCCCAGTCCAACAGGCACCGCTACTGTGCGGGCGCTTGACGCGGAGCCTGAGAGAGTCAAGGTCAAGATCAGTGGCAAGGCGATGATCGAGCTGGTCGATAACAGCGGAAAGGCCGTTCCGGGAACACAGAGAGTCGTGGCACCGAAGAATGTTGGCAAGGCTGTTGCGAATCTCCAGTCCCAGGCGAAAGCAGGGCAGCGAGTGGCTCCGGTGGCGGGGACATATACACCGAAGAAAACAGACGCGCAGGGGAATGTTACGAAGAGCCAGGTTACGATCTACCTCGGTTCTCAGAACATATCAAAAGAGTGGAAGGGCAAGTCGCAGAAGGAATTCGTGAACGCGACGTTTGTGCATGAATCAGCGCACGGTGTGGGGCCGGGTCCAGCACCTGAACCACAAGCGAAACAAACGGAAAACGATTACAAAAAGGAATCCCAGGACGGAAAGCCATGA